One segment of Bacteroidia bacterium DNA contains the following:
- a CDS encoding T9SS type A sorting domain-containing protein, with protein sequence MKKLRHILAICLLLVGSYSAKAQTPPDSTSGLKEMLEWMYAPLDTSHFITTGLLMDKGLMDSSLFWYRGLATDSLSFSSGWYQLYYNSYNAQVDKDTSIVPIENVYSLAGSYIDNGYIPLMGLWFDYNHLHPEAFDSGWVDTSGGQVFTTGIANPFLTDSLFSIASPIDDTYAFSDTLKLIFPSELFFTNRVDGIDHMEISINGGEWQQMDFNSEILIMGIGEIAEIGEKQDFEINLRIYVYQGFILNSKFNIGVIRADEYDAEITTIVADRAIVGDTPAKGYAPIKFGKDKYGTKHTCLTKPLIIVEGIDFGTKEHPTGCRNGKCGEIGLVDILNGEKNVEKYPEFENGPLLIATLEAAGYDIIYLDFEDGATYMEDNAMVLVKLIQHINQWKCSNEEILVAGVSMGGQVAKYALSYMEHNNMPHCVRTYVSFDSPHKGANVPLGFQHLAKFFKGLQSEAKHNYKNKLQRPATRQLLLNHCDRENGSADNLRTEFMQRLNDVGNYPTLCRNIAIANGSRIGQDMGFNPGDRLLSWHHRGWVVNYGVDVDIYALCGKEIDFGSGYWDRIIFNGVIKSFIGIIGINWYSRTKLKPSNCVSTDHVPGGYREDIKSQAGYQLIYKVFYLGKIKTYNDKECFIPTISSLDINTSDYFYDIKGNLPNFDRPYPDKFPFQAYYAPDNNQKHVYISPANIAWLVGELAKNDIGMAYPFAGTYNFGEPLKDRLPGVYIGSGAVVQINGNYATGDGSGSTVYVPEQGSTMSVVKRGCNNNVVVDNGGNFIIGDNNGANNNKGIVYMTDESILTIETGGTLRINNGSKLVIEEGAELVIHQGAIILLEGEDAKIEILGKLRLQNGAVFNPQKGSASHVGYVHFIRPSGFTGNQIVAEGNTSSIQLTGSGKNNLLLKVEGGELQIPHPASNPGNYVASVAVTDGLIVVSQGSSLKCGSDIAYENVRTRGGGAGLVLCGQSNYSFLNTDFRELATGIQVINVYSDRMEFLDILFKNNSYAGIVSDQSSLILDNCSFYYNNQGVLIQSPAAESEITNSMFGFNATAVAQAGNGLLYIEETIILNANSGTGISFNAEQDDGGTLVLACTKLYSNAVGIEAGVNTEINLSTSTASGTAPYYYGGNNSFWVNGNSIRLNTALLYLEDGYNNFIGEPSTGGSPPYHFVTGTIPDNITANIDATDNYWYPSPPGSDIISGGADYFSIGNYSGAPPPHLTTIKLHGDILANVNSQCYEDPENTIWYIPLSRTMPEDGNPKPQPQTAFILYPNPVNDILVIETAQDKLNPTGIDDPEKNTIKSVELYDVQGKKLAKGSLNSGHWEISTQELAEGIYIVRVMTGNSVYNQYVRVLR encoded by the coding sequence ACTGTGGTTTGACTACAACCATCTTCATCCGGAAGCATTTGACAGCGGATGGGTAGATACCTCTGGTGGGCAAGTCTTTACTACGGGAATAGCCAATCCCTTTCTTACGGACTCTTTATTTTCTATAGCCTCACCCATAGATGATACTTATGCCTTTTCTGATACTTTAAAACTGATTTTTCCTTCTGAACTTTTTTTTACTAATAGAGTTGACGGTATTGATCACATGGAAATAAGTATCAACGGAGGAGAGTGGCAACAAATGGATTTTAATTCGGAAATATTGATAATGGGTATAGGAGAAATAGCTGAAATAGGGGAAAAACAAGATTTTGAAATCAATCTAAGAATATATGTTTACCAGGGATTTATACTCAATTCCAAATTTAATATTGGAGTTATACGTGCAGACGAATATGATGCAGAAATTACTACTATTGTTGCAGACAGAGCCATTGTAGGAGACACTCCTGCTAAAGGATACGCGCCTATTAAATTTGGTAAAGACAAATATGGGACAAAGCATACCTGCCTAACAAAGCCCCTGATTATAGTGGAAGGAATAGACTTTGGTACAAAAGAACATCCAACAGGCTGTCGTAATGGAAAATGCGGAGAAATAGGTTTGGTTGATATTCTAAACGGAGAAAAAAATGTCGAAAAATATCCCGAATTTGAGAATGGTCCTCTTCTGATAGCTACATTAGAAGCTGCTGGATATGATATTATTTACTTGGATTTTGAAGACGGAGCTACATATATGGAAGATAATGCAATGGTACTTGTCAAACTCATTCAGCACATAAACCAGTGGAAATGCAGTAATGAAGAAATTCTAGTGGCTGGTGTGAGTATGGGAGGGCAGGTAGCCAAATATGCGCTAAGCTATATGGAACATAATAATATGCCTCACTGCGTAAGAACTTATGTCTCCTTTGATTCTCCACATAAAGGGGCAAATGTCCCTTTGGGGTTTCAGCATCTTGCAAAGTTTTTTAAAGGATTACAATCGGAAGCAAAACACAATTACAAAAATAAACTACAGAGACCTGCAACTCGTCAGCTTCTGCTCAATCATTGTGATAGGGAGAATGGTAGTGCTGATAATTTACGTACGGAGTTTATGCAAAGACTTAATGATGTGGGGAACTATCCAACACTTTGCAGAAATATTGCTATTGCTAATGGGAGCCGTATAGGGCAAGACATGGGCTTTAATCCGGGCGACAGATTACTTAGTTGGCATCATCGTGGTTGGGTAGTTAATTACGGGGTAGATGTTGATATTTATGCACTTTGCGGAAAGGAGATCGACTTTGGGAGTGGATATTGGGATAGAATTATCTTTAATGGTGTTATTAAAAGCTTTATTGGTATTATTGGAATTAACTGGTACAGCCGAACAAAACTAAAACCGAGTAACTGTGTCTCTACCGACCATGTGCCGGGTGGATATAGAGAAGATATAAAAAGTCAGGCTGGATATCAACTTATTTATAAGGTATTTTATCTCGGCAAAATCAAGACCTATAATGACAAAGAATGTTTCATCCCTACCATCAGTTCTTTGGATATCAACACTTCAGACTATTTTTATGATATAAAGGGGAACTTGCCTAATTTTGACAGACCCTATCCTGACAAATTCCCTTTCCAAGCCTATTATGCTCCTGACAATAACCAGAAGCATGTCTATATAAGCCCTGCAAATATAGCATGGTTAGTGGGTGAGTTAGCCAAAAACGATATTGGAATGGCATATCCTTTTGCAGGTACATATAATTTTGGAGAACCACTCAAAGACAGATTGCCGGGTGTGTATATTGGTTCTGGGGCTGTGGTACAAATCAACGGAAACTATGCTACAGGAGATGGTTCTGGTAGCACCGTCTATGTGCCTGAACAGGGTAGCACAATGTCTGTTGTCAAACGTGGTTGTAACAACAACGTAGTGGTGGATAATGGTGGCAACTTTATCATCGGAGATAACAATGGAGCAAATAATAATAAAGGTATTGTCTATATGACAGATGAGAGTATCCTTACCATAGAAACAGGAGGAACTCTCAGGATTAACAATGGTTCCAAGCTTGTAATCGAAGAAGGAGCAGAGTTAGTTATTCATCAGGGGGCAATCATTCTTTTGGAAGGAGAAGATGCTAAGATTGAGATTCTCGGGAAACTAAGGCTTCAAAACGGAGCCGTTTTCAATCCCCAAAAGGGCAGCGCCTCTCATGTAGGATATGTTCATTTCATAAGACCCTCCGGCTTTACCGGCAATCAGATTGTAGCCGAGGGTAATACCTCCTCAATCCAATTGACCGGCTCGGGCAAAAACAACCTTTTGCTCAAAGTAGAGGGCGGAGAGCTTCAGATACCACACCCCGCCTCCAATCCGGGCAATTATGTTGCCTCTGTGGCTGTTACAGACGGACTCATTGTGGTGTCGCAAGGAAGCAGTCTGAAATGTGGTTCAGACATTGCCTACGAAAATGTGCGCACCCGAGGGGGCGGTGCAGGACTTGTGCTGTGCGGGCAATCCAACTATTCGTTCCTCAATACCGATTTCAGAGAATTGGCAACAGGGATTCAGGTTATCAATGTATATTCAGACAGAATGGAATTTTTAGACATCTTGTTTAAAAATAATTCTTACGCAGGAATAGTATCCGATCAAAGCAGCCTCATTCTTGACAACTGTAGTTTTTATTATAACAATCAGGGAGTGCTGATTCAATCACCGGCTGCTGAGTCGGAAATCACAAACTCAATGTTCGGATTCAATGCAACTGCTGTGGCTCAGGCAGGTAATGGACTTTTGTACATTGAAGAAACCATTATTTTGAATGCTAACAGTGGTACCGGAATTTCCTTTAACGCAGAGCAAGATGACGGAGGAACACTTGTTCTTGCTTGTACTAAACTGTATTCAAACGCGGTTGGAATCGAAGCCGGAGTGAATACGGAAATAAACTTAAGTACAAGCACAGCTTCGGGTACTGCACCCTACTATTACGGAGGCAACAATTCATTCTGGGTAAATGGCAACTCCATCCGGCTGAATACAGCCCTGCTGTATCTGGAAGACGGATACAATAACTTCATAGGGGAACCGTCCACAGGAGGCAGCCCGCCCTATCACTTTGTTACGGGAACTATCCCGGACAACATTACGGCAAATATTGATGCTACCGATAACTATTGGTATCCTTCGCCTCCCGGCTCAGATATTATTTCCGGAGGTGCAGATTATTTCAGTATCGGGAACTACAGCGGTGCACCACCACCGCATTTGACCACTATAAAATTACATGGCGACATCCTCGCCAATGTAAATAGTCAGTGTTATGAGGATCCGGAAAACACAATATGGTATATACCCCTCTCGCGCACAATGCCCGAAGACGGGAATCCAAAACCGCAACCACAAACGGCTTTTATTCTCTACCCCAACCCTGTTAATGACATCTTAGTTATAGAAACGGCTCAGGATAAACTCAACCCGACAGGCATTGATGATCCGGAGAAAAATACTATTAAGTCCGTTGAACTGTATGATGTTCAGGGTAAGAAGCTGGCAAAAGGTTCTCTCAACTCGGGACATTGGGAAATCTCTACACAAGAATTGGCAGAGGGTATCTATATTGTCAGAGTAATGACAGGAAATTCCGTATATAACCAATATGTGAGGGTGCTGAGGTAG